In Agromyces sp. G08B096, a genomic segment contains:
- a CDS encoding MIP/aquaporin family protein, with protein sequence MDNLGIDVLSELVGTAMLVLLGCGVVANVALVRTKGFNGGFLMVNFGWGLAVFAGVVVSYASGAHLNPAVTVGLVANGATEFGQGVPVNVVSVLAYIGAQLAGAFIGAVLCWLAYKQHFDAEPEPANKLGVFSTGPAIRSYGWNLVTEIIGTFVLVFVVIGFGRNGDAGGLAALGALPVALLVVGIGASLGGPTGYAINPARDLGPRIAHAILPIAGKGGSDWSYSWVPVVGPLVGGVLAGLAAIPLLPVLG encoded by the coding sequence GTGGACAATCTCGGCATCGACGTGCTCTCAGAGCTCGTCGGGACGGCCATGCTCGTGCTGCTCGGCTGCGGCGTCGTGGCCAACGTGGCGCTCGTGCGCACCAAGGGCTTCAACGGCGGGTTCCTGATGGTGAACTTCGGCTGGGGCCTCGCGGTCTTCGCCGGTGTCGTCGTCTCGTACGCCTCGGGCGCGCACCTGAACCCGGCGGTCACCGTCGGCCTCGTCGCGAACGGCGCGACCGAGTTCGGACAGGGCGTCCCGGTGAACGTGGTGTCGGTGCTCGCCTACATCGGCGCGCAGCTCGCGGGCGCCTTCATCGGCGCGGTGCTCTGCTGGCTGGCGTACAAGCAGCACTTCGACGCCGAGCCCGAGCCGGCCAACAAGCTCGGCGTGTTCTCGACCGGCCCGGCGATCCGCTCGTACGGGTGGAACCTCGTCACCGAGATCATCGGCACGTTCGTGCTCGTCTTCGTCGTCATCGGCTTCGGCCGGAACGGTGACGCGGGCGGCCTCGCCGCGCTCGGCGCGCTGCCCGTCGCGCTCCTCGTCGTCGGCATCGGCGCCTCGCTCGGCGGCCCCACGGGCTATGCCATCAACCCCGCGCGCGACCTCGGCCCGCGCATCGCGCACGCCATCCTCCCGATCGCGGGCAAGGGCGGCTCCGACTGGTCCTACTCCTGGGTCCCCGTCGTCGGGCCCCTCGTCGGCGGCGTCCTCGCCGGGCTCGCCGCGATCCCGCTGCTGCCCGTCCTCGGCTGA
- a CDS encoding glycerol-3-phosphate dehydrogenase/oxidase, translating to MPTSTSTSTNGAPGAAGAARPEIEALRARPEASVVIIGGGINGIATFRDLALQGVDVVLVERDDFVSGASSASSHMIHGGIRYLENGEFRLVQESVTERNALIKIAPHYVKPLQTTVPIFSTFSGILAAPLRFLTHRQGKPTERGAALIKTGLTIYDSFSRDGGSVPRHRFHGRKRSLAELPRLNPDVKYTATYYDASMHDPERLALDVLHDGLAAGPHARAANHLAAVALGADGVRVRDGLTGEEFDLAADVVVNASGPWTDLTNEALGRPTSYMGGTKGSHIVLDHPELLAATGGREIFFEHEDGRIVLIYPLKGRVMVGTTDLEHDLREPAICTEEEVDYFFDLVKHVFPSIEVDRTQIVYRFSGVRPLPRHDDTQPGFVSRDYRIERAPIAERPGATLLSLVGGKWTTFRALAEHLSDEVLGLLGRERVRSTAGLPIGGGAGYPTTDDARRVWVVAHGDEVGRDRAEQLLERYGTRAEAILADLEGEPDQVLAHHPGYTRGEIAWLVRHERVAHLGDLVQRRTSLAFTGAVTAGLLDELAGIAGDVLGWDAARRADEVADLRRVLAERHGVLLDAPARSVAALTA from the coding sequence ATGCCCACCTCCACGTCGACGTCGACGAACGGCGCCCCCGGCGCCGCCGGCGCTGCTCGCCCCGAGATCGAGGCGCTCCGCGCCCGGCCCGAGGCATCCGTCGTCATCATCGGCGGCGGCATCAACGGCATCGCGACCTTCCGCGACCTCGCCCTGCAGGGCGTCGACGTCGTGCTCGTCGAACGCGACGACTTCGTCTCCGGCGCCTCCTCGGCCTCCTCGCACATGATCCACGGCGGGATCCGCTACCTCGAGAACGGCGAGTTCCGGCTCGTGCAGGAGTCGGTCACCGAGCGCAACGCGCTCATCAAGATCGCCCCCCACTATGTCAAGCCGCTGCAGACGACGGTGCCGATCTTCTCCACGTTCTCCGGCATCCTCGCAGCGCCGCTTCGCTTCCTCACCCACCGGCAGGGCAAGCCGACCGAACGCGGCGCAGCGCTCATCAAGACCGGGCTCACGATCTACGACTCGTTCTCGCGCGACGGCGGCAGTGTGCCCCGGCACCGGTTCCACGGACGGAAGCGCTCGCTCGCGGAGCTGCCCCGTCTGAACCCCGACGTGAAGTACACGGCCACCTACTACGACGCCAGCATGCACGACCCCGAGCGGCTCGCCCTCGACGTGCTGCACGACGGCCTGGCCGCCGGCCCGCACGCCCGCGCCGCGAACCACCTCGCCGCGGTCGCGCTCGGCGCCGACGGGGTGCGCGTGCGCGACGGGCTGACGGGTGAGGAGTTCGACCTCGCCGCCGACGTCGTCGTGAACGCCTCCGGCCCCTGGACCGACCTCACGAACGAGGCGCTCGGCCGGCCGACGAGCTACATGGGCGGCACCAAGGGGTCGCACATCGTGCTCGACCACCCCGAACTGCTGGCCGCCACCGGCGGGCGCGAGATCTTCTTCGAGCACGAAGACGGCCGCATCGTGCTCATCTACCCGCTGAAGGGCCGGGTCATGGTCGGCACGACCGACCTCGAGCACGACCTGCGCGAACCCGCGATCTGCACGGAAGAGGAGGTCGACTACTTCTTCGACCTCGTGAAGCACGTCTTTCCGTCGATCGAGGTCGACCGGACGCAGATCGTTTACCGGTTCTCGGGCGTGCGGCCGCTGCCGCGCCACGACGACACGCAGCCCGGGTTCGTCTCCCGCGACTACCGGATCGAGCGCGCTCCCATCGCCGAGCGTCCCGGTGCGACGCTGCTGAGCCTCGTCGGCGGCAAGTGGACGACGTTCCGGGCGCTCGCCGAGCACCTCTCCGACGAAGTGCTCGGCCTCCTCGGCCGCGAGCGCGTGCGTTCCACCGCGGGGCTTCCGATCGGCGGCGGCGCGGGCTACCCCACGACCGATGATGCGCGCCGTGTCTGGGTCGTCGCACACGGCGACGAGGTCGGCCGCGACCGCGCCGAGCAGCTGCTCGAGCGGTACGGCACGCGCGCCGAGGCGATCCTCGCCGACCTCGAGGGCGAGCCCGACCAGGTGCTCGCGCACCACCCGGGCTACACGCGCGGCGAGATCGCCTGGCTCGTCCGTCACGAGCGGGTCGCCCACCTGGGCGACCTGGTCCAGCGGCGCACGAGCCTCGCCTTCACCGGCGCCGTGACCGCCGGCCTCCTCGACGAGCTCGCGGGCATCGCCGGCGACGTGCTCGGCTGGGACGCCGCGCGCCGGGCGGACGAGGTGGCGGACCTCCGGCGTGTCCTCGCCGAGCGGCACGGCGTGCTGCTGGATGCCCCGGCCCGGAGCGTCGCAGCCCTGACGGCCTGA
- a CDS encoding sugar-binding domain-containing protein — MDTNRTAERDRAREQLPPKTREALRAAHLYYMQDLTMDAIAHELHTSRSSVSRLLSHARASGLVEISIHSPLDLPSRLEQEILEAYGVGAHVVPVPDHATDVDRLERVALSAARILGRFVDSNQTIGIAWGSTMGAVSRHLVPKPTHNTEIVQLNGAGNLRTTGIVYASELLRRFGDAFGAHVQQFPVPAFFDDPATKRAFWRERSTRRLLDLQGRLDVALFGVGSPFAEVPSHVYQGGYLERADYEGLSRDGAVGDVATVFYRADGSTDGIALNARATGPEFHVLRRAPRRICVVSGRAKLPSLRGALAADLITDLIVDEGTARGLVE; from the coding sequence ATGGACACCAACCGGACGGCCGAGCGAGATCGCGCCCGCGAGCAGCTGCCGCCGAAGACGCGGGAGGCGCTCCGCGCCGCGCACCTGTACTACATGCAGGACCTCACGATGGACGCGATCGCGCACGAGCTGCACACGTCGCGGTCCTCCGTCTCACGCCTCTTGAGCCACGCCCGCGCGAGCGGGCTCGTGGAGATCTCCATCCACTCGCCGCTCGACCTGCCGAGCCGCCTCGAGCAGGAGATCCTCGAGGCGTACGGCGTCGGCGCCCACGTCGTCCCCGTTCCCGACCATGCGACCGACGTCGATCGCCTCGAGCGCGTGGCCCTGTCGGCTGCACGCATTCTCGGCCGGTTCGTCGACTCGAACCAGACCATCGGCATCGCATGGGGCTCGACCATGGGCGCGGTCAGCCGCCACCTCGTGCCGAAGCCGACGCACAACACCGAGATCGTGCAGCTGAACGGCGCCGGAAACCTCCGCACCACCGGCATCGTCTACGCGAGCGAGCTGCTGCGCCGCTTCGGCGACGCGTTCGGCGCGCACGTGCAGCAGTTCCCGGTGCCGGCGTTCTTCGACGACCCCGCGACCAAGCGCGCGTTCTGGCGCGAGCGCAGCACGAGGCGACTGCTCGATCTGCAGGGCCGGCTCGACGTGGCGCTCTTCGGCGTCGGCTCGCCCTTCGCCGAGGTGCCGAGCCACGTGTACCAGGGCGGCTACCTGGAGCGGGCCGACTACGAGGGGCTCAGCCGCGATGGCGCGGTCGGCGACGTGGCGACGGTGTTCTACCGTGCCGACGGCTCGACCGACGGCATCGCCCTGAACGCCCGCGCCACCGGGCCGGAGTTCCACGTGCTGCGCCGCGCCCCGCGCCGCATCTGCGTGGTCTCGGGGCGCGCGAAGCTGCCGAGCCTGCGCGGCGCCCTCGCCGCCGACCTCATCACCGACCTGATCGTCGACGAAGGCACCGCGCGCGGCCTCGTCGAGTGA
- the ribD gene encoding bifunctional diaminohydroxyphosphoribosylaminopyrimidine deaminase/5-amino-6-(5-phosphoribosylamino)uracil reductase RibD, producing MTANEVGTAEARAMRRALELAALGPATGVNPRVGCVLLAPDGRVLAEGWHRGAGTPHAEVDALSKLPAGSARGATAVVTLEPCNHTGRTGPCSEALIAAGVGRVVYAVADPGRRSSGGAARLASAGVEVESGVLADEVEAFLADWLFTARHGRPFVTVKWAATLDGRTAAADGTSQWITGPAARADVHRRRSQADAIGVGTGTLLADDPSLTARTADGALLEAQPVPVVFGRRPVPAEAAVTRHPHPPILLDGADLASDLGQLAGRGIRSLFLEGGPTLASAFLAAGLVDELLVYLAPALLGGPRLAVGDLGIGTIADALRFDFAAVERLGDDLLVVATPVQGGASRARTSTTEGN from the coding sequence ATGACGGCGAACGAGGTCGGCACCGCCGAGGCGCGCGCCATGCGGCGGGCCCTCGAGCTCGCGGCGCTCGGCCCGGCGACGGGGGTGAACCCGCGCGTGGGCTGCGTGCTGCTCGCCCCGGACGGCCGCGTGCTCGCCGAGGGCTGGCACCGCGGCGCCGGGACCCCGCACGCCGAGGTCGACGCCCTCTCGAAGCTGCCGGCAGGCTCGGCGCGCGGCGCGACCGCCGTGGTCACGCTCGAGCCGTGCAACCACACGGGCCGCACCGGGCCCTGCTCCGAGGCGCTCATCGCCGCCGGGGTCGGGCGCGTCGTGTACGCCGTCGCCGATCCCGGCCGACGCTCCTCGGGCGGTGCGGCGCGGCTCGCCTCGGCGGGCGTCGAGGTCGAGTCGGGCGTGCTCGCGGACGAGGTCGAGGCTTTCCTCGCCGACTGGCTGTTCACGGCCAGGCACGGGCGGCCGTTCGTCACGGTCAAGTGGGCGGCCACCCTCGACGGGCGCACCGCCGCCGCGGACGGCACCTCGCAGTGGATCACGGGTCCCGCAGCGCGCGCCGACGTGCACCGGCGCCGGTCGCAGGCCGACGCCATCGGCGTCGGCACGGGCACGCTCCTCGCCGACGACCCGTCGCTGACGGCGCGCACCGCCGACGGCGCCCTGCTCGAGGCCCAGCCGGTGCCCGTCGTCTTCGGCCGGCGCCCGGTGCCGGCGGAGGCGGCCGTGACGAGGCATCCGCACCCGCCGATCCTGCTCGACGGCGCAGATCTCGCGAGCGACCTCGGGCAGCTCGCCGGGCGCGGCATCCGGTCGCTCTTCCTCGAGGGCGGCCCGACGCTCGCGAGCGCGTTCCTCGCCGCCGGCCTCGTCGACGAACTGCTCGTCTACCTCGCCCCCGCCCTCCTCGGCGGCCCGCGCCTGGCCGTCGGCGACCTCGGCATCGGCACGATCGCCGACGCCCTCCGATTCGACTTCGCCGCCGTCGAGCGGCTCGGCGACGACCTCCTCGTCGTCGCCACCCCGGTCCAGGGCGGCGCCAGCCGCGCCCGGACCTCCACCACCGAAGGGAACTGA
- a CDS encoding riboflavin synthase: MFTGIIEELGRIERVERTADAARLTVRGPLAVQGVRHGDSIAVSGVCLTVVDFDETGFTADVMAQTLAMSTLDEAREGLAVNLERAAEVGDRLGGHIVQGHIDGTARVLEIRPGEAWRVIRFSLDRAHAPLVVDKGSIAVDGVSLTVSAIGDEPDGSWFEVSLIPETLAATTLGERQVGDAVNIETDIIARHVERMLRLGVVPAEAQRVETASSLDPESVATGGAA, from the coding sequence ATGTTCACCGGCATCATCGAGGAACTCGGCCGCATCGAGCGGGTCGAGCGCACGGCCGACGCCGCGCGCCTCACCGTGCGCGGCCCGCTCGCCGTCCAGGGCGTGCGGCACGGCGACTCCATCGCGGTCTCGGGCGTGTGCCTCACCGTCGTCGACTTCGACGAGACCGGCTTCACGGCCGACGTGATGGCCCAGACGCTCGCGATGTCGACGCTCGACGAGGCCCGCGAAGGGCTCGCGGTGAACCTCGAACGCGCCGCGGAGGTCGGCGACCGGCTCGGCGGGCACATCGTGCAGGGACACATCGACGGCACCGCCCGCGTGCTCGAGATCCGGCCGGGCGAGGCGTGGCGGGTCATCCGCTTCTCGCTCGACCGGGCGCACGCGCCGCTCGTCGTCGACAAGGGCTCCATCGCCGTCGACGGCGTGTCGCTCACGGTCAGCGCCATCGGCGACGAGCCCGACGGGTCGTGGTTCGAGGTGTCGCTCATCCCCGAGACGCTCGCGGCCACGACGCTCGGCGAGCGCCAAGTCGGCGACGCCGTGAACATCGAGACCGACATCATCGCGCGGCACGTCGAACGGATGCTCCGCCTCGGCGTCGTCCCCGCGGAGGCGCAGCGCGTGGAGACGGCCTCCTCGCTCGATCCCGAGTCGGTCGCGACCGGAGGTGCCGCATGA